From a single Maniola hyperantus chromosome 3, iAphHyp1.2, whole genome shotgun sequence genomic region:
- the Drice gene encoding caspase-1 has product MSEVQDNGFTEPSSVEPEQRPNGGGGDEGDAWGSHESSSVRRYARMTVDRNSAYYNMNHKNRGMAIIFNHEHFDIHSLKARTGTNVDSDNLARVLKGLGFRVTILVDRKADDVNKYLQQISEMDHTDSDCLLIAVLSHGELGMLYAKDTHYKPDNLFYHFTADKCPTLAGKPKIFFIQACQGDKLDGGVTLSNRTETDGLSSASYRIPTHADFLVAYSTVPGYYSWRNTTRGSWFMQALCEELRYSGTDRDILTLLTFVAQRVALDFESNTPDMPTMHQQKQVPCINSMLIRLLVFGKK; this is encoded by the coding sequence ATGTCTGAAGTTCAAGACAATGGTTTTACTGAACCATCATCGGTTGAGCCAGAACAAAGACCAAACGGCGGTGGTGGTGACGAAGGTGATGCATGGGGAAGTCACGAATCTTCTTCTGTACGTCGCTATGCAAGAATGACAGTAGACAGAAACTCTGCATACTATAACATGAACCATAAAAATCGCGGCATGGCTATAATCTTCAATCATGAACATTTCGATATTCACAGTTTGAAAGCTCGAACAGGTACCAATGTTGATAGTGACAATTTGGCTCGAGTGTTGAAAGGCTTAGGATTCCGTGTGACCATTCTGGTCGACCGCAAAGCTGATGATGTGAACAAGTATCTACAGCAAATATCTGAAATGGACCATACTGACAGTGACTGCTTACTTATCGCAGTGCTGTCCCATGGAGAATTGGGAATGTTGTATGCAAAAGATACTCATTACAAGCCTGATAATCTGTTCTATCATTTCACTGCAGATAAGTGTCCAACATTGGCTGGAAAACCGAAAATTTTCTTCATACAAGCTTGCCAAGGCGATAAGTTAGATGGTGGAGTAACCCTCTCAAATAGAACGGAAACTGATGGTTTATCTAGCGCATCATATAGAATTCCCACTCATGCAGATTTTTTGGTTGCATACTCAACTGTACCTGGATATTATTCCTGGAGGAATACCACACGCGGTTCCTGGTTCATGCAGGCCCTGTGCGAGGAGCTTCGTTATTCAGGTACCGATAGAGACATCTTAACATTGCTCACGTTTGTAGCACAGAGGGTAGCACTCGACTTTGAGTCCAATACACCAGACATGCCCACTATGCACCAACAGAAACAAGTGCCATGCATTAA